DNA from Papio anubis isolate 15944 chromosome 1, Panubis1.0, whole genome shotgun sequence:
TTAAATAGAATGATGTATGCCAAGTGTTTACATAGTGTCTGTTGCAGAGGAAAGGCTCAATAAACTTTTGAATATCTTATCCACTTTAATCCATACATTGGTTAACTAGAAAAGTGCACATTTTTGGTGTtctattgttctctttttttaatctttgaagaCACTAATTGTGCTATATTTTATGtcagaaattagaaataatcagtactttgggaggccgaggtgggctgatcacgaggttaggagaatgagaccatcctggctaacacggtgaaaccccgtctctactaaaaacacaaacaattagctgggcatggtggcaggcgcctgtggtcacagctactcgggaggctgaggcaggagaattgcttgaacctgggaggtggagcttgcaatgagccgagatggcaccactgcattccagcctgggcgacagagcgagactccatctcaaaaaaaaaaaaagaaatcagtactataaaattaatgtgcacatttttttttcctttaatttttagaattattgtGGTTATCTAATGGTTGCATATATTCATGAGGTAcatgtgatgtttcaatataggcatacaatgtgtaatcagcaaatcagggtatttggggtatctattacctcaagcatttattacctttttctgttagaaacattccaattccactcttagttatgttgaaatatacaataaattattgttaactatagtcattctaTTGTGCTACTACATTCTAAATCTTATTCATCCTAACTGTATTTTTGAACCCATTAACCATCTTCAGCTTATTCCCCACTCTACTCTACCGAGCCTCTGATAATAGTCATTcgaatatatttattattttttaattttcaattttagctcccacatatgagtaagaatgctcaaagtttgtctttctgtgcctggcttatttcacgtaaTATAATGGATAACGAAAATTTAGTAGATACACAGAATAGAacactattcaaccataaaaacaaaagaatgaaatagtttcgtttgcaacaacatgaagGGAACTGGAACTAAAGTAATGCCGGATTCTTGAATTATCTTGGCACCCTTTGTCCTAGGAGAAGACGATGAGATGAGACTCAATAAATACTAGATGCAAATACGACGAAGTATAAAACTGGACGAAGCTATTCGAGTGCTTTAAATAAGAAGAGTGGATCAGTTATGATTACATCTAGATTTTTTATTGCTCTTGTTAGTCTTTGATTGGTAACTTCTATGTTTTTCCCTGCTGCAATGTGGTGCTGTTTGCATTTACCTGGCAAAACTCAAACCCAGGCAAACCCTATTCTCAGCCTGTTACCATCCCTGTAAGATCCACACACAGCAGTGAATCGTGACTAGAGGAAAGCTCAATACACGATGAGGCATCTCACCTCAAATTTATGACAACACATCTCAGATTTATGAACACAAATCTCACAGCCCTTTTGCCACGTCACAGTATGTTCTTGTTCTCTGCAGACTTTCTCTAAAAACTAGTGATCCATGACTCCTCCTGCTTTCCCCAAACCTCACCCCACTTCCACATCTCTTAGACTCctctgggaaaaataaacaaacctgtTAATAAAACAGTCAATCagatttcaaacttttcttccatGAACTGTATCAGCCTCCCTCCTTCTGTTCCATATACTCAGCCTTGTTTCCTATGACAGTGTATGAAGTGACCATGCTTCTGTCTAAACCCACCCTCTACTTTTGCACAAGGCTCAGCCCCTCTCAGTGTCTCCTCtttacatttccatttccatcttCATCTGCACAGAAACATAAATTCTTTAGAGGAAAAGTATGGCTGTCAAAGATTCAATCATACTCTTCAAACTATAGAAAAATTGGAGGCTCTGACCAAagattgagcatctttttctttctgcagagATGGTAGTTGCTCATTATCAAGTTGGAGTGGTGATGGATATTATAGATAAGGGGTTTCAGTAGGTGcggtcaatttaaaaaaaaaaatccaggatgtAATGAATTACTCTGTGATGGTGTCTCCATGAACCCTGAGAGCTTAGAATGGGTTGAGAGATTCTTTGCAATTTCTTAGTGACAATAAAGTTTTGGTTTAACCAGTGTAACCCTTCTAAGAAGACTATGAGGCAGGTATAATTTGTGAAAGTCTGTTTTATAGACCAGAATGTGGTGTACCTTGTGAATATGTATTCTAATGTTGTTGAATGGAGTAGTCCATAGATGTGAAATAGATCCAGTTGGTTGATGGTGCTGTTTAGTTCAGTTATATTCTTACTGTTTTCCTGCCTGCTGGATCTATCAATTACTAAAAGAGTATCCAACTTTAATTGCAGatttatgtatttctcttttgttgtCCTATATGTTTTTGTCTCATCTATTTTGAcactctgttgttaggtgcatacacattaagtattattatgtattatgtaggaagtcttagccagagcaattaggcaagagagaaaaacaaaaagcatttaaacagaaaggaaggaagccaaCATATCTCTCTTCATAGATGATATCATTCTGTATCtggaaaaccccatagtctctgtcCAAAAGCTCCCTGAtttgataaataacttcagcaaagtttcaacatacaaaatcaacatacaaaagtcagtggtatttctatacaccaataggAGCCAAGGTAAGCGCCAAATCAGGAACTCAATCCTATTCACAATGGCCATGAAAAGAGTACAGCTAACCAAggtggtgaaagatctctacaatgagaaatATAAACCACAGATCAAAGAAATTGGAGAGACaccaacaaatagaaaaactttcCATGTTcgtggataggaaaaatcaatattcttacaatggccatactgcccaaagcaatttacagattcaatgctattcctagatcaaactaccaatgacattcctcacaggattagagaaaacaattttaaaattcatatggaaacaaaaaagaatgcatataaccaaggcaatcctaagccaaaagaacaaagctggaggcattgcattacctgacttcaaactatactacaaggctacaataatcaaaacagcatgttactggtacaacaacagacacatagaccaatggaacagaatggagagcccagaaataatgccgtACACCCAGAGCCATCTGATTTTcgacaaagccaacaaaaataaTCAATGGAGAAATGActtcctgttcaataaatggtgctgggataactagctagTCAAATGCAGAAGATTGTAACTGGAACCCTTCTTTatatcacatacaaaaatcaacttcagatgaattaaagacttctacataaaacctaaaactataagtACTCTGAAAAATAACTTAGgaaatgccattctggacataggacctggcaaagattttacAATGAAGATGCTAAAATTGATTGtgacaaaaacataaacaagtgGAACCTAATCAAATTAAAGAGTTcttgcatagcaaaagaaattatcaaaagaATAAACTGACGAACtgcagaatgggataaaatatttgcgaATATTCATGCAACAAAAGTttactatccagaatctataaagaaatttaaacaaattaagcagaaaacaaacaactccattaaaaagtgggcaaagaacatcaGTAGACTCTTTTCAAAAGATGACATCCATGttgccaataaacatatgaaaaagtactcaacattactaatcattagagaaacgcacatcaaaaccacaatgagataccatctcataccagtcagaatggctattactaaaaaaatctaaaaataacagatgatggtgaggttgcagagaaaagggaatgcttatatactattggtgggaatataaataagttcaactattgtggaaagcagttttgtgatttctcaaagaacttaaaacagaactaccactcaAGCCACTCATCTCAATATTACttgtatacccaaaggagtatacaTTGTTCTACAATAAAataacctgcacatgtatgttcattccagcactattcacaatagcaaagacatggaatcaacctccattcccatcaatagtagactggaCAAAGagaatgtagtacatatacaccatgaaacattatgcatccataaaaagactgaaataatgCATTTGCAGCATCATGGATGAAGTGGAGGCCATTAGCCTAAGCAAACCAACAAAGGAACTacaaaccaaatactgcatgttttcattaTAAGTGGAATCTAAACATTaagcacacatggacacaaagaagggaacaacagataccGGGCCTACTTGCGGGTGGAAggtgagagagaatgagaaaccgcctattgggtactatgcttatttcctgcgtgacaaaataatctgtatatcaAACCTCTGTGACATACAATTTACCTGTATGACAGACTTGCACATGTACACCAAAAActagaaattcaaagaaaactaAATGGAAGGGTTCAGGGAGCTTCTGTGTTAGCAAACACACCCTGATAGTGGCACACCCCAATTCCACAGATATGTTACCAAATGAAACTCAAGTCAGCCTGCCTGATAGAGCAAAGTTAAATGCTCACATGTGGATTGCAGCAAGAGAATGGGAGGAATTTATTACAGGGGACCAAGCAAGGAGAAGTGGGCAGCTAATGCTTAAGACCTGAACTCTCTGATGGATGGCTTACAGGTAAGTTTTTAAAGGCAGGAGGTCAAATGTTACAGGCAAAGTCATAAATCAATATATGGAGGTTATACATGAGTTTAACCTGAAAAAATGGGATATCTCAAAGTGGGGGACCCACACATCATAGGGAGATTAAAAAATTTTCCGATTTGTGATTCGTTGAGGTAAAGCTTTGTCTAAAAAATTGGagtcagcagaaaagaatgtttgcTCTCATTCGTGGGTGTGACTTCCTCCAGGACCTTCAGgaagaaattcagaagaaaagatGGTGGTCTGAGTTCTGTCCTCAGTTCCTTCTTATCTGAGGTCTATGTGCCAGTAGATCTATCTAGTGGGATTCCAAAGGtctgaaaaacaactcatggACATATTTTATGATGTTATCTCTAGTTTTGATAAAGGAACTAAGCATCCTGTGATTTTAACTTCCTCGGCAATTATACTAGACTGTTATTATCTTCTTACTTATCAAGTTGCTCATTTATTTCTCAGGActagctaggtgcctggaatttccctgAAGGAACTTAAGCTTTCTCTGTACTTGGAGGAACTTGCAGGTCACTAAGAGGGCTCCCTGCTCCATCTCAAGCCCCATGACCCAACTtctggggaggtgggggctggagaTTGAGTCAATTACCAACAGCCACATTACTGTCTATATAATGAAACCACCACAAAACCCATAATGACAGGGTTCAGGGAGCTTTTGAGTTCGCAAACACATTTACTTGCCCAGTGGGTGGCACAGGAGCTCCTGTGCTTGGGACCCTTCCGGAGCTTCCCAGATGTACCTCTTCATTTGAGTCTTCATTTGCGttctttataataaactataATAGTGAGTGTAGCATTTTCCTCATTTCCATGCTTCGTTCTAGCCAGTTGTATAACCTGAAGCAGAGTGGTTGTGGGATCCTCCAAGTTTGTATCCAAATCAGGTGGAAGTAACCTGGATACCCGCTACTTAAGACTGGCATCTGAAGGGAAGGAGTCTTGTGGGATTGACTCCTGCAGCATCTGGAGTTTGATGCTCCAGACTCCAGTCAGTGTCAGGATTAACTTGAATAGTAAGACACCTAGTTGGTGTGAGAGTTGGAGAAGTGGTATTGGAAAAGCCACTGTGAATttgatttcaaaaaaaattcattatttttgttttgtttccaattaGTATAAAACTGGTTGATATCTAACATGGCATGGTCAGAAATTATTTACATGTCTGCTTGACATAACAACTTCACAGATTCTGGACCCTAATTTATGGTAAATGGCGAATCAAACACAGAAGCACTCACCCAGAGCACTAAATAGTCTTTGAGCAGAACTGTTAAACACCAAAGAACAGGCTACCCTGCCCTTACCTTATTTTAGATAACTTTTCATAATATGTAGGCCAGAATCAACATTACTCTGCCTTACAGGGactgttttttatttcagaacAATTACAATAATGATATCAATGAACATGGATACAGAATATACTGTGGGCCAGATACTCTCCCAGATGGtttaccaatattttatttattccttccaaTAATGCTACAAAGTAAGCAATTTTTATTGTGCACCTTTTATATGAAGGGAACATGAAGATCATTTTGTCCAAAATCATGAAATGGGTAAGAAATAGAagtgagattaaaaacaaaacacaaaaacatttaaacatgtaaAGTTGGGAATTAATTAGTTTACAGGATATCAAAGCATTGTGGCCCAGTTCAAAATAGTCAAAATTcaccttcagattttttttttaataaaagccaatATTTCTCAAAGTGTAATTCCTAAGTATTCTGAGTGATTCAGATGTTCCTCAACCTTTAAGAACCACAAATCTATGATTTGAACATTAAAGTTCTTCCACTCTGCTACCCTGTGATAGTTAAATATAAGTATGGTATTTAAAACCATTAACATTGTTTACATTGCTATATTAATGTAAAAGTTCATAGAACAAAcaattaaaagattaaataacatgtatgtaaatacatgtaaaatgctgAGCATATTCACCAGCATGTAGAAATggtcaataaataaaatgtattattattgtcatgatacaatttcagaaaatttaaaaatttatttcaggtaATTAAGTCACATATATTCAGGGATTATCAATGATCAGAGTTCTAGACTTTCTTTTCACTAATTCATTGTGCTTGCTATCCTTAAGAGGGACATATCTGTTCACATTCCCATTCAGATTGTTCTTGCTTTTAGCAAAACTTGGGTGCCAAATTAATTCATTACATTCATTTACCCTTAGGAAACACTTTAATCTGTATTCCCTTCCCAAAGGTGATTTACCTTTCCAAGTGGCATAGCTCCAGGGAAGGTATTTGGTTGTTGGAAACTTTCAGTGACCACACAAGATTTTTAACTAAATAGAGCATGAGACCAGAAGTACAAAGCAGTATTCATAATACTAAGGTTAAGCAAACATTTGTACTCAACCCATCAGAAAGATTCAGTCCTATATATATGTCACACTGGCTGTGATTCTCTACTACAAACGTGAGTCAATttgtttgataattatttttctttaattttaggtAGTGATTTCAAATTACTCATTTATTATGTATTCGGcattttatacatgaattttGAATTGCAAAGCAACCTTTGTAAAGTTGCAGGCACAAATCACACAAATTAAATGTTTTCCTGTCATCCACAGGGTGTTTTGAAAATGTAAGAAGCAGTCTGTGTCCACCCAGAAACAACAAGtcaaaaattattgaataaagtAGTTAATTAGGTCAAATGATTGAACTTGtattagaggatttttttttctctgaacagTATGGCTGTTTCAATAATTTCTCCATGTTATATCAATAGCTTGTGGACATAGAGACACTGCCTTTGTGGAGGGTAGGATgtcagaaagaagagagaaggaggctGTTGAGTGGAACTCTAATGGTACAGAACAGTGACCTGTGGTGTTTTCAAGTAAGTATGAATGTGGGGAAGGGGATGAAAATCAGTTTACCTACCAACTTCAGAAAGGGCGAGGTTTTGAAATTAATAGACACAACATTCCTCagctatttctaaataaagtgcCTTGAGGAGAtaagaaagacaaatagaaataaatataaatatatatgatagaaatgtatatataaatatgcggaaaaatatattaaaaatatgtattttatacataaaaatataaaagtattaaaaattttttttttaaagtccaggTACCCTATTTAGTAGCTTAGAATTAATATCAGCTCACAAATTgacttaaagaagaaatatttatcagcattttttcacattcttATAATTTGCTGAGTTAATATAGCCTTTAATTGAGAGATAAATATTCCACTTGAGAAATAAATATAGCTGTATATTTAAAGTGCCAAAAAATCCTTTATTCAAAAATGATAATTAGTAAAAACAATCAAGCTGGAATACCTTTGTATACCTGAAAGAAGAATTAATGCAGTAAAActaattttctattaaattatctGACTGATACAATGTGCTGAAAAGTCTAATCTCTAACAATATTATACATCATAATTTTTCACAGCTTAGGATAATACaggtttattgatttttgttacattttaatgttaaataaaagagCAATGGTTCCAAATTAAAGAGATGTTTACTCTTTGCCTCCACCTGTAGAGAAGAGAATTCAATTCTGAAGAAGTATAACCATTTAGAATGAAAAAGTATAAGCATTTAGAAAGTCTACGAATTTTCAAATCTTAGACTTTCACTGTCATGTCAACATAGTATTCAGCTCACTAATCTAATTAATGTTTTATGCTGTGATTTTTAAGCGtctgaatatatgaataaatgacAACATAAAATGAtctaaactaaaaaattaaattaaaaataaaaattttgtttcagtATGCAATATGacttaaaaaactattttcaaagtcTTTTATGTGCAAAACTCATGTAATTTTTTGTAGTAACCTTTTTAGAAAGTTCAGtgccagtctgtggcctgttaggaccTGGGCTgcacaggaggtgagcagcaggtgagcgaGCATTACCCACTGAGTTCTGCCTCCTTCAGATCATCAgcagcattaggttctcataggagtgtcagccctattgtgaactgcgcgtgtgagggatctagatcgtatgctccttatgagaatctaatgcctgatgatctgagctGAAACAGTATCATCCCGAAAACATCCCCTCTCCCACAACCTCCATTGGTggaaaaggttggggaccactggtttAAAACATATAAgtaaacaaaacgaaacaaaaatgttatataactTTCTCCTTATAAtgtaaaatgacagaaatgattctttttttcccatgatttcatgtttactttttttcttaccaCAAATACAAGTTACGTAACTTTGCAGGTAGAAATGTTATTTCACATCCTTCCTAAAATCACGACACATACTAGCAGTGGTACACCTACTGTAATCTGGAAAAAGCTGACTAGAcagtagtgattttttttttcttggtgctTCTCTgcacacttttttattttattttgagtcctgggatacatgtgccaaacatgcaggtttgttacataggtatacatgggcGATGGTGGTTTGGAGAGTAGTGATTTTTTGACATGGACTTTTTAATGCCATGTCCAGTGCTCTTTTATCCATGCATTCTGCATTAATAAAATGAGTCTGAGAGTGGTTTACAGTTATAATGGAGGCAGTGGAGGTCTGCAGTCAAGGAGTCAGTGGGCTGTGGCAATCACATGAGAAATACTTTAAATAGTATGTAAAATAAGGGGAGTGCATACACTACATAGGAGTACAGTAATGCAACTGACAAGGCTTGGCACAGCTTGATTAGGTAGAATCCTTGCCTATTTTGCTGGTTTTATTGTCCTATAATCTCTGCTTATTTCCCTGAGAGAATAAGAGAATGAGAGAATATTTGATGTTGGTAGATGTTGGGAGAGAGTAACAGTAACTATAATGAGTAAGTAGTACTTGGAGTAAGTATAAAACAGGAAACAACTTAAAAATGGTTTCATATCTATGAAGTGTTGTTATTAGTCACAGACAAGGTATCATCTCAAAGATGCTcatgtttctgtgtgtttgtgtctgctCACATCTGAACGCTCACATGGTGGATGTAGTAATTTAATGAGTCCTTGGCCCTGCCTTTCTGGAGGTCCCTGAATGAGACCATCTGTTTCTGAGATGAGGTCTACAATCCTGCAAATATGCAAACCATgacatttgtgaattttctacGAATCAAAGAGGGAAATTAGCTCGTTATTCAGATGATAAAAGCCTCTTCCTTCTCTACTTTTCCATTTGCACCATCACACCCGTGGAAATTATGGAGATGAGAAATACTACCTCAGACTTTATTCTCCTAGGACTCTTTAACCACAGCACAGCCCACCAAGTCCTCTTCATGATGCTTCTAGCCATTGTTTTGACCTCCCTGTTTGGCAATGCCCTCATGATTCTCCTGATTCACCGGGACCGCCGGCTCCACACGCCCATGTACTTCCTCCTGAGCCAGCTCTCCCTCATGGACATGATGCTGGTTTCCACCACTGTGCCCAAAATGGCGGCTGACTACCTGACCGGAAATAAGGCCATCTCCCGCGCCGGCTGCGGTGCGCAGATCTTCTTCCTCCCCACGCTGGGGGGCGGAGAGTGCTTCCTCTTAGCAGCCGTGGCCTATGACCGCTGCGCGGCTGTCTGCCACCCACTCcgatatcccatgctcatgagcTGGCAGCTGTGCCTGAGGATGACCATGTCGTGTTGGCTCCTGGGTGCAGCTGACGGGCTCCTGCAGGCTGCTGCTTCCCTGAGCTTCCCGTATTGTGGGGCGCACGAGATCGATCATTTCTTCTGCGAGGCCCCCGTGCTGGTGCGTTTGGCTTGTGCTGACACTTCAGTCTTCGAAAACGCCATGTACATCTGCTGTGTTAATGCTCCTGGTGCCCTTGTCCCTCATCCTGTCCTCCTATGGTCTCATCCTCGCCGCTGTTCTCCACATGCGCTCTCCAGAAGCCCGCAAGAAGGCCTTTGCCACCTGCTCTTCACATGTGGCTGTGGTGGGACTCTTTTATGGAGCTGCCATTTTTACCTACCTGAGACCCAAATCTCATAGGTCCACGAACCACGATAAGGTTGTGTCAGCCTTCTATACTGTGTTCACCCCTCTGCTAAACCCCCTCATCTACAGTGTGAGGAACAGTGAGGTCAAGGGAGCCCTGAAATGGTGGCTGGGGACGTGTGTAAACATAAAACACCAGCAAAATGAGGCCCACAGATCAAGATGATCTAGTGTCAAATGAGTCTTAAGTTCCTgaattcattaacattttaacacATTGTAATCTCTCCCTTCAATAATTCATGAAGAGAAAATTAAGTTTATGCATTTatataataagatattttgaagGAAGTGAGACAATTGTATTGAGAGAAACCATTTTTGAGCATTTATGTACTTTTCTTCAAGTGAAGTAAAATCTATATATTACTTTGTATCCTAAAACAACCCCATGATATAAGTACTGTTTACAATATCTCctactttctaaaaaaaaaaaattaacacatggAAATATTGTTCCCAATTTCACACAGcaaggaaatattaaaaagtgacCCCAGAGCTTGTATTGTAACTTGGAATAGTTTATTTCTGTTCAATAATGTATTTTGAGTGTTATTTTCGATGTGTATGCTCTACGATAAAtaagtgcagcacaccaacatggcacaagtatacatatgtaacaaacctgcatgttatgtacatgtaccctagaacttaaagtataataataataaaattaaaaaaaaaactaaataagagGAATCTACCAAAgacaaataacattattttaaaattata
Protein-coding regions in this window:
- the LOC103880215 gene encoding LOW QUALITY PROTEIN: olfactory receptor 2T33 (The sequence of the model RefSeq protein was modified relative to this genomic sequence to represent the inferred CDS: inserted 2 bases in 1 codon); this translates as MEMRNTTSDFILLGLFNHSTAHQVLFMMLLAIVLTSLFGNALMILLIHRDRRLHTPMYFLLSQLSLMDMMLVSTTVPKMAADYLTGNKAISRAGCGAQIFFLPTLGGGECFLLAAVAYDRCAAVCHPLRYPMLMSWQLCLRMTMSCWLLGAADGLLQAAASLSFPYCGAHEIDHFFCEAPVLVRLACADTSVFENAMYICCXLMLLVPLSLILSSYGLILAAVLHMRSPEARKKAFATCSSHVAVVGLFYGAAIFTYLRPKSHRSTNHDKVVSAFYTVFTPLLNPLIYSVRNSEVKGALKWWLGTCVNIKHQQNEAHRSR